A stretch of Lysinibacillus agricola DNA encodes these proteins:
- the hutG gene encoding formimidoylglutamase has product MYTMTDQKQWKGRIDSTTNSSSFRLHQKVKRIPINDVSASDNQHAGIVGFICDEGVRRNQGRVGAASGPNALREALSGLPWTFNDEQQIIDVGNVLCLNHALEEAQRELGEIVKTLLSKKLQCVVLGGGHETLYGHYLGVRAALPTEAKIGIVNIDAHFDLRPYDEQPSSGTMFRQILEQDPHADYFVLGIQRFGNTKELFDKADELHVNYVLEENMTPENKAQIMHDLQQFMDHHDYILLTLCMDVLNAAVAPGVSAPSPFGLDPTTVRTILQKVTSHPNTHSFDICEVNPSLDENGRTVKLGAYFVYEALNNLLRGHGS; this is encoded by the coding sequence ATGTATACAATGACAGATCAAAAACAATGGAAAGGCCGTATAGATTCAACTACAAATTCTAGTAGTTTTCGGTTACATCAAAAAGTAAAAAGAATTCCTATTAATGATGTAAGCGCTTCAGATAATCAGCATGCCGGAATTGTTGGCTTTATTTGTGATGAGGGGGTACGTCGAAATCAGGGACGTGTTGGGGCAGCAAGTGGACCTAATGCTCTACGTGAAGCATTATCTGGCTTACCTTGGACATTTAATGATGAGCAGCAAATTATAGATGTCGGTAACGTTCTTTGTCTAAATCATGCTTTAGAGGAAGCGCAGCGTGAGCTCGGTGAAATTGTCAAAACATTGCTAAGTAAAAAATTACAATGTGTTGTGCTTGGTGGCGGACACGAAACACTATACGGACATTATTTAGGCGTTCGCGCAGCGTTACCAACGGAAGCGAAAATCGGGATCGTCAATATCGATGCTCATTTCGATTTACGACCATATGATGAGCAACCATCGTCTGGTACAATGTTCCGTCAGATTTTAGAGCAGGATCCACATGCAGATTATTTTGTCCTAGGCATACAACGTTTTGGCAATACAAAAGAATTATTTGACAAAGCCGATGAATTGCATGTGAATTATGTGTTAGAAGAAAATATGACGCCAGAAAACAAAGCACAAATCATGCATGATCTTCAGCAATTTATGGATCATCATGATTATATTCTCTTAACACTATGTATGGATGTACTTAACGCTGCTGTTGCACCGGGTGTTAGTGCTCCATCACCGTTTGGATTAGATCCAACGACTGTACGTACGATACTTCAAAAAGTAACTTCACACCCAAATACTCATTCTTTTGATATTTGTGAAGTAAATCCTTCGCTTGATGAGAACGGACGCACGGTTAAATTAGGTGCTTATTTTGTCTATGAAGCACTTAACAACTTACTTAGGGGGCACGGTTCATGA
- the gltS gene encoding sodium/glutamate symporter encodes MIEFNQITTVFLAVALFALGGWLINKIGFLKRFCIPAPVVGGLLFAALATILKTTDVLEISLDTSLQSLFMITFFTTIGLGASFKLVKLGGKLLIIYWLACGFLALMQNVIGVSLASLMGIHPLIGMMAGTVSMEGGHGSAAAFGQTLEDLGISSAMTIGAAAATCGLVAGGLIGGPIVKYLVGKYNLTPDVQEAEEVDFENKNEQITSDSFFTQVLFITFCMAVGTYVGTLFSETTGFVLPGYVGAMFVAVLVRNIMDKFKPEAINMKSISLIGDVTLGIFLSMALMSIKLWEIADLALPLFIIVFAQVFFIVVFSIFVLFKLLGKNYDAAVMVAGFAGHGLGATPNAMANMSAVVQRFGPSKKAFLVVPIVGAFLIDVFGIPIIITTINLFK; translated from the coding sequence ATGATCGAATTCAATCAAATCACAACAGTATTTCTAGCAGTTGCCCTATTCGCATTGGGTGGCTGGCTTATAAATAAAATCGGTTTTTTAAAGCGTTTTTGTATTCCAGCACCTGTTGTTGGGGGCTTACTATTCGCCGCCTTGGCAACTATTCTAAAGACAACGGACGTATTAGAAATTTCGCTTGATACTTCATTACAAAGCTTATTTATGATTACATTCTTCACAACAATTGGTTTAGGAGCAAGCTTTAAACTTGTTAAGCTGGGTGGGAAATTATTAATTATTTATTGGTTAGCTTGTGGTTTCCTAGCGTTAATGCAAAATGTTATTGGTGTATCACTTGCATCGCTGATGGGTATTCATCCATTAATCGGTATGATGGCTGGTACTGTTTCTATGGAAGGTGGTCATGGTTCCGCTGCAGCATTTGGACAAACATTAGAAGACTTAGGTATTTCATCAGCTATGACAATTGGTGCGGCTGCGGCTACATGTGGTTTAGTCGCTGGTGGCTTAATCGGTGGCCCTATTGTGAAGTACTTAGTTGGAAAATATAATTTAACGCCAGATGTACAAGAAGCTGAAGAAGTTGATTTTGAAAATAAAAATGAACAAATTACATCCGATTCATTCTTTACACAAGTTCTCTTTATTACGTTTTGTATGGCAGTAGGTACGTATGTTGGAACATTATTCTCAGAAACTACTGGTTTCGTACTACCTGGCTATGTTGGTGCAATGTTTGTTGCTGTATTAGTGCGTAATATTATGGATAAATTTAAACCTGAAGCGATAAACATGAAAAGTATTTCTTTAATTGGTGATGTTACTTTAGGTATCTTCCTTTCAATGGCGCTAATGAGCATTAAATTATGGGAAATTGCCGATTTAGCACTTCCACTATTCATCATTGTTTTCGCACAAGTATTCTTTATTGTTGTGTTTAGTATTTTTGTATTGTTTAAGTTACTTGGAAAAAATTACGATGCTGCTGTTATGGTTGCCGGTTTTGCCGGACACGGTCTAGGGGCAACACCAAATGCGATGGCCAATATGTCAGCGGTTGTCCAACGTTTCGGTCCATCTAAAAAAGCATTCCTCGTAGTACCAATAGTAGGTGCGTTTTTAATCGACGTATTCGGTATTCCAATTATTATTACGACAATCAATTTATTTAAATAG
- a CDS encoding polysaccharide deacetylase family protein has translation MKKLLPYAIILTFFISFVFVDYASANAEGTSVIQSVAKDTAVYVEPSVESAEIGQITKGSYVTATPVNKKWTRIKVQQLEGYVETAALVSITSEKYLVTQKGGTTLFTYPSPNAQKAGLLNENSIIFVYGSAPGGWSFVQYGHQTGYVATNSLKKPVATKKRVNAANGAVLRLTASPSGEVLGTIANKTVVQQYTTLVGWAYVEAGEQKGYVKASELVNIQIPGNKVYNKGVPVAKGEKKRVALTFDDGPDAKVTPQVLATLKKYDAKATFFMVGPNATKNSAVVKKVYEAGHEIGNHTWNHPKLTSLSTANVKQEVDRTSNAIYASIGQYPTVFRPPYGATNDKVRSVITMPSILWSIDTLDWKHRNADKILAYVKASVKDGSIILMHDIHQTTANGLENVILYLQKQGYEFVTVSEILQ, from the coding sequence ATGAAAAAACTTTTACCCTATGCTATTATTTTGACATTTTTTATCAGTTTCGTGTTTGTAGATTATGCTTCTGCAAATGCTGAGGGTACATCCGTTATTCAATCTGTAGCAAAAGACACAGCAGTTTATGTAGAACCTTCCGTAGAAAGTGCCGAAATCGGTCAAATAACGAAAGGTAGTTATGTAACAGCTACACCTGTAAATAAGAAATGGACTCGAATTAAAGTTCAACAGCTAGAGGGATATGTAGAAACGGCAGCATTAGTAAGCATTACATCTGAAAAATATTTAGTGACGCAAAAAGGTGGAACAACTTTATTTACATATCCTAGTCCAAATGCACAAAAAGCAGGACTGCTTAATGAAAACAGTATTATCTTTGTATATGGATCAGCACCTGGAGGTTGGTCATTTGTCCAATATGGTCATCAAACAGGCTATGTTGCAACAAATTCTTTAAAGAAACCTGTTGCGACAAAAAAACGAGTAAATGCTGCTAATGGCGCTGTGCTTCGTTTAACTGCTAGCCCAAGTGGCGAGGTTCTTGGTACGATTGCCAATAAAACAGTCGTTCAGCAATATACAACGCTAGTTGGCTGGGCCTATGTAGAAGCAGGTGAACAAAAGGGCTATGTGAAAGCTTCAGAGCTGGTAAATATCCAAATACCTGGTAACAAAGTATACAATAAAGGTGTACCAGTAGCGAAAGGGGAAAAGAAGCGTGTGGCTTTAACATTCGATGATGGGCCAGATGCAAAAGTTACCCCACAAGTTTTAGCGACTTTAAAGAAATATGATGCAAAGGCTACATTTTTTATGGTTGGGCCAAATGCCACTAAAAATTCAGCAGTCGTAAAGAAAGTTTATGAGGCTGGCCATGAAATAGGCAATCATACATGGAACCATCCAAAGTTAACAAGCTTATCGACAGCAAATGTTAAACAAGAGGTCGATCGAACTAGCAATGCTATTTATGCATCAATCGGTCAATATCCAACGGTTTTCCGTCCTCCATATGGTGCAACGAATGATAAAGTTCGTTCTGTCATTACGATGCCTTCTATTCTTTGGTCAATCGATACACTTGATTGGAAGCATCGCAATGCTGATAAAATTTTAGCGTATGTGAAAGCGTCAGTGAAAGATGGCAGCATTATTTTAATGCATGATATTCATCAAACGACAGCAAATGGTTTGGAAAACGTAATTCTTTACTTGCAAAAGCAAGGCTATGAATTTGTAACTGTTAGTGAAATATTACAATAA
- a CDS encoding D-alanyl-D-alanine carboxypeptidase family protein — protein sequence MKKFVLFCCICAAAIFFYYTNNTTTEQTQIELPSLHSKNALLLNEKGGVLYEKNADAIIYPASLTKIMTAIVAIEVSADLQKQTIVEPQTISKFTAQNASMAGFMAGDFVTIEDLLYGTLLASGADATGTLADTIAGSEEAFVTLMNNKAHELGMNDTHFVNASGLHDDAHVSSVRDISKLFHYAIKNPTFYQILTSKSYITHVPNELTITSSLLMKVPGGEGVILGGKTGYTPEAGLCLASIIEKDGKHYIFVTTNANGQAWTPPFHIEDALTAYDAL from the coding sequence ATGAAAAAATTTGTCTTATTTTGCTGTATATGTGCGGCTGCAATCTTTTTTTATTATACGAATAACACAACAACGGAACAAACGCAAATAGAGCTACCTTCGTTACATAGTAAAAATGCTTTATTACTCAATGAAAAAGGAGGTGTATTATACGAAAAAAATGCAGATGCCATTATTTATCCTGCATCATTAACGAAGATTATGACAGCGATTGTTGCTATTGAGGTAAGTGCTGATCTACAGAAGCAAACAATTGTTGAACCACAAACGATTTCTAAATTTACTGCTCAAAATGCTTCGATGGCTGGCTTTATGGCAGGCGATTTTGTGACGATAGAGGATTTATTATATGGTACACTGCTTGCCTCTGGGGCAGATGCTACGGGGACACTTGCTGATACGATTGCAGGTAGTGAAGAAGCATTTGTGACGTTAATGAATAATAAAGCGCATGAATTAGGGATGAACGATACGCATTTTGTGAATGCTAGCGGACTACATGATGACGCTCATGTCTCCAGTGTGCGTGATATTAGTAAGTTGTTTCATTATGCTATTAAAAATCCTACCTTTTATCAAATTTTGACTTCTAAAAGCTATATAACTCATGTACCGAATGAATTAACGATTACAAGCTCACTTTTAATGAAAGTTCCAGGAGGGGAAGGTGTAATATTGGGAGGGAAAACGGGCTATACACCTGAAGCTGGTCTTTGCTTAGCTTCCATTATCGAAAAAGATGGTAAACATTATATTTTCGTTACGACTAATGCAAATGGGCAGGCTTGGACACCACCATTCCATATTGAGGATGCTCTTACAGCGTATGATGCGTTATAG
- a CDS encoding histidine phosphatase family protein — MNQTIYLLRHGETEYNTQGRYQGELDSPLTEVGVDQVQQNAQMLKSLIGDPNEWKIVSSPLGRAMQSTEIICETIGYDLKNVEKDNRLTEVAVGQWAGLTTKEIESSWPNLFHNTDVYNWYFNAPNGEAYDSVVSRLSAWLEDIQHVPKVIVISHGLTGRILRGLYADLKKEDALKLEVSQDVFFKLANKDITRICSDFDHFY; from the coding sequence TTGAATCAAACGATATACTTACTACGTCATGGGGAAACTGAATATAATACACAAGGACGATACCAAGGAGAGCTCGATTCTCCATTAACAGAAGTTGGTGTAGATCAAGTACAACAAAATGCTCAAATGTTGAAAAGTTTAATTGGTGATCCTAACGAATGGAAAATTGTGTCAAGTCCATTAGGAAGAGCCATGCAAAGCACTGAAATAATTTGTGAAACAATTGGATATGATTTGAAGAATGTTGAAAAAGATAATCGTTTAACCGAGGTTGCAGTGGGACAGTGGGCTGGCTTAACAACGAAAGAAATTGAAAGTTCTTGGCCCAATCTTTTCCATAACACAGACGTGTATAACTGGTATTTTAATGCTCCAAATGGAGAAGCTTACGACTCCGTAGTGAGCAGACTAAGTGCTTGGCTAGAAGACATTCAACATGTACCGAAAGTGATCGTTATCTCACATGGTTTAACAGGTCGCATTTTACGAGGATTATATGCGGATCTAAAAAAGGAAGATGCACTGAAGTTAGAAGTATCTCAGGATGTATTTTTTAAATTAGCGAATAAAGACATAACGAGAATTTGTTCAGATTTTGATCATTTTTATTAA
- a CDS encoding DUF3995 domain-containing protein produces MKSILPLLAVGFLWFISFLHMYWAFGGRWSSAAVLPVREGEHKPAFTPRIWGTLFVACLILLASIIIVVQGNYLQSFRANSLSKIGSIVCAIIFIIRAIGDFNYVGFFKKIKHSQFARYDTWIYSPLCLFFGFVYIILLF; encoded by the coding sequence ATGAAGTCGATTTTACCATTATTAGCTGTAGGTTTTCTGTGGTTTATCAGTTTTTTACATATGTATTGGGCTTTTGGAGGTCGATGGAGTTCTGCCGCTGTTCTTCCTGTAAGAGAGGGAGAGCATAAACCTGCATTTACTCCGAGAATATGGGGAACATTATTCGTAGCCTGTCTTATTCTACTGGCTAGTATCATTATTGTTGTTCAAGGTAATTATTTGCAGAGCTTCCGAGCAAATAGTTTATCTAAAATCGGAAGCATTGTTTGTGCTATCATTTTTATTATTCGGGCAATTGGTGATTTTAATTATGTTGGGTTTTTTAAAAAAATAAAACATTCACAGTTTGCTAGATACGATACTTGGATCTACAGTCCATTATGTTTGTTCTTTGGATTTGTCTATATCATTTTATTGTTTTAA
- a CDS encoding TetR/AcrR family transcriptional regulator, with product MQLTREDWIKAGLQQLADEGIHKVRIEALARWLKISKGSFYHYFRDRQELLDSMLDYWEIHATKLIVQSMEQQDASLEQLLQISFNRDKKIENGIYTWAKYDPVVAARLVDIEEQRIFCVAKLYQKMGVDETKSIDRARLAYLTYVGWMTRFEENPNFNVDKMIELLIHDNKCP from the coding sequence ATGCAATTAACGAGGGAAGATTGGATAAAAGCAGGATTACAACAATTAGCTGATGAAGGAATACATAAAGTTCGCATTGAAGCACTTGCTCGATGGCTAAAAATAAGCAAAGGGAGCTTCTATCACTATTTTCGTGACCGTCAAGAGCTACTAGATTCTATGCTCGACTATTGGGAAATACATGCGACGAAGCTGATTGTTCAAAGTATGGAGCAACAGGATGCCTCATTAGAACAGCTATTACAGATTAGTTTTAATCGAGATAAAAAAATCGAGAATGGTATTTATACTTGGGCTAAATATGATCCGGTTGTTGCAGCACGTTTAGTGGATATTGAAGAACAAAGAATTTTTTGTGTTGCAAAATTGTATCAAAAAATGGGCGTAGACGAAACAAAATCCATTGATCGAGCGAGACTTGCCTATTTAACGTATGTAGGATGGATGACAAGATTTGAAGAAAATCCTAATTTTAATGTTGATAAAATGATTGAGCTTTTAATACACGATAATAAATGTCCCTAA
- a CDS encoding AAA family ATPase, which translates to MTHNHEEKEIFYPDGTLMYRGGVKKNDFGHDIYDGKGTLFDQEGELLFEGEFVNHMKQGNGIMYLKGQRIYQGEFIQNKKQGNGLLYKDGKVYYEGHFRNDLMDGYGILYFEEDSIAPFKELRTQYPHLNQPQYEGDFVHGMKKGKGKQYYPSGFLQYEGDFIWHHMQGAGKLYYAPESPSAEELTNGVITLQYEGYFFEDMKHGKGKIYSRQGILEAEGQFKEDAMTGHGTLYYANGQASFIGELVNGEKHGRGDYFNEEGKIIYSGEFINGERLRITPEIEREIEKLQKQLDGLVGLPNAKKELHNLINFIKIQSLRVDHGLTSFPITYHLVFSGNPGTGKTTVARIIGQIYKHLGVLSSGHFVETDRAGLVAGYVGQTALKVQEVVNKAKGGVLFIDEAYSLINDKQDAFGKEAIDSLLKAMEDLRDDLVIIVAGYTELMEEFLLANPGFKSRFNHFVKFDNFSTDELYNIFAMLCKNNDYQYGEAFAHHMKAQLHQIPVESIPNFSNGRYIRNLFEKLVTIQSNRLIQQKNITKEELMEFTEEDILLGIAENLFDNTF; encoded by the coding sequence ATGACACATAATCATGAAGAAAAAGAGATATTTTATCCAGACGGTACATTAATGTATCGTGGCGGTGTGAAGAAAAACGACTTTGGACATGACATCTATGATGGGAAGGGTACGCTATTTGATCAGGAAGGTGAACTGTTATTCGAGGGTGAATTCGTTAATCATATGAAGCAAGGTAATGGCATCATGTATTTAAAAGGACAAAGGATTTATCAGGGCGAATTTATTCAAAATAAAAAACAAGGTAATGGTCTTTTATATAAAGATGGTAAGGTCTATTATGAGGGACATTTTCGCAATGACTTAATGGATGGTTACGGAATTTTGTATTTTGAGGAAGATAGTATCGCCCCATTTAAAGAGCTTCGTACACAGTATCCACATTTAAATCAGCCGCAATATGAGGGTGATTTTGTCCATGGTATGAAGAAAGGCAAGGGAAAACAATACTATCCAAGTGGTTTTTTACAATATGAAGGTGATTTTATATGGCACCATATGCAAGGAGCAGGAAAGCTTTACTATGCACCAGAGTCGCCAAGTGCTGAGGAGCTTACAAATGGTGTAATAACACTGCAGTATGAAGGCTATTTCTTTGAGGATATGAAGCATGGAAAAGGAAAAATCTATTCCAGACAAGGTATTCTCGAAGCGGAGGGGCAATTTAAAGAGGATGCTATGACAGGACACGGTACGCTTTATTATGCTAATGGACAGGCTTCTTTTATCGGGGAACTTGTAAATGGAGAAAAGCATGGTCGAGGAGATTATTTTAATGAAGAAGGGAAGATCATTTATAGTGGTGAATTCATCAACGGTGAACGTTTACGAATAACACCAGAAATAGAGCGAGAGATTGAAAAATTACAGAAGCAGCTAGATGGACTTGTCGGTCTTCCAAATGCCAAGAAGGAATTACATAATCTTATCAACTTCATTAAAATCCAAAGCTTGCGTGTCGACCATGGCTTAACAAGCTTCCCAATAACATATCATCTTGTGTTCTCTGGGAATCCAGGCACTGGAAAAACAACAGTGGCACGAATAATAGGCCAAATATATAAGCATCTTGGCGTACTCTCAAGTGGACATTTTGTGGAAACAGATCGTGCGGGCTTAGTAGCGGGATATGTTGGCCAGACGGCTTTGAAAGTACAGGAAGTTGTGAATAAAGCGAAGGGCGGCGTGCTTTTTATTGATGAAGCCTATTCACTAATCAATGATAAGCAGGATGCATTTGGTAAAGAAGCGATTGATAGTCTATTAAAGGCGATGGAGGATTTACGTGATGATTTAGTGATCATCGTTGCTGGTTATACAGAGCTTATGGAAGAATTTTTGCTTGCTAATCCAGGTTTTAAATCACGCTTCAATCATTTTGTGAAGTTTGATAATTTTAGCACGGATGAGCTTTATAATATTTTTGCCATGCTATGTAAAAATAATGATTATCAGTATGGTGAGGCATTCGCACATCATATGAAGGCCCAATTACATCAAATTCCCGTCGAATCGATTCCAAACTTCTCAAACGGTCGTTATATACGAAACTTATTTGAAAAGCTTGTGACCATTCAATCAAATCGTCTAATTCAACAGAAAAATATTACGAAAGAAGAATTAATGGAATTTACAGAGGAAGATATTTTACTGGGCATTGCGGAAAATCTATTTGATAATACATTTTAG
- a CDS encoding helix-turn-helix transcriptional regulator, translating into MVDSQQNKGYRVISMFDRLMDGQGINKKQEAFTHNVGEKTIQRDLNEIRAYLEKAKLGYHLEYVRTEKVYRLTNKEESILSKEQVLAIVKILIESRALLKSEMSDIIDKLISIVAPDKQEFIHNIILNEKHLYVDLNHKKSLLHLIWVLSEAIQKKKIIKIDYLREGETISTEKILKPLAVIFSEYYFYLIAYDNKHEKDLPIVCRVDRIQHFHELDKKFQIPYAERFQEGEFRKRIQFMHAGELMRMKFIFKGTSPQAVLDRLPTAKILSQKDRQHLFEAEVFGHGIKMWLLSQGANIEVLEPIELREEIIETIQSMQQNYSYIKVETVNK; encoded by the coding sequence ATGGTAGATTCACAACAAAATAAAGGCTATCGTGTCATTTCGATGTTTGACAGATTGATGGATGGTCAAGGAATTAACAAAAAGCAAGAAGCATTTACACATAATGTTGGTGAAAAAACCATACAACGGGATTTGAATGAAATTCGAGCGTATTTGGAAAAAGCTAAATTAGGTTACCATTTAGAATATGTTCGGACAGAAAAGGTGTACAGGCTGACAAATAAAGAAGAAAGTATTTTATCGAAGGAGCAAGTTTTAGCGATTGTTAAAATTCTCATCGAATCAAGAGCACTGCTAAAATCTGAAATGAGCGATATTATAGATAAGCTTATTTCTATTGTTGCTCCCGATAAGCAGGAATTTATTCATAATATTATTTTAAACGAAAAGCATTTATACGTAGATTTAAATCATAAAAAGTCTCTATTGCATTTAATTTGGGTTCTTTCAGAGGCGATTCAAAAAAAGAAAATCATTAAAATTGATTATTTACGTGAAGGTGAAACGATTTCTACAGAAAAGATTTTAAAACCACTCGCCGTCATTTTCTCAGAATACTACTTTTATTTAATTGCTTATGATAATAAGCATGAAAAGGATTTGCCCATTGTCTGTAGAGTCGATCGTATACAACATTTTCATGAGCTCGATAAGAAATTTCAAATACCCTATGCCGAGCGTTTTCAAGAAGGAGAGTTTCGTAAGCGCATTCAGTTTATGCATGCTGGCGAGCTGATGCGTATGAAATTTATATTTAAAGGAACATCCCCGCAGGCTGTATTAGATCGCTTACCAACAGCAAAAATATTATCCCAAAAAGATAGGCAACATTTATTTGAAGCAGAAGTTTTTGGACATGGTATTAAAATGTGGCTGCTGAGCCAAGGGGCGAACATTGAGGTGCTAGAGCCAATTGAGCTTAGAGAAGAGATCATTGAAACGATTCAATCGATGCAGCAAAATTATAGCTATATAAAAGTTGAAACGGTCAATAAATAA
- a CDS encoding PH domain-containing protein, translated as MMDFYIISSIFLVLIIFLFWIAIDIVYRFEEEHLYLRAGCLFTRIKYIDISSYRELNGLMDILTGFNLLSSSKGIAILSDKVMLGEVKISPVDQEGFIRELERRIK; from the coding sequence ATGATGGATTTTTATATAATATCCAGTATATTTTTAGTTTTAATTATTTTTCTTTTTTGGATAGCGATTGATATTGTCTATCGATTCGAGGAAGAACATTTATATTTGCGAGCAGGTTGTTTATTTACCCGGATTAAATATATAGATATTAGTTCTTATAGAGAATTAAATGGTTTGATGGATATACTTACAGGTTTTAATTTATTGTCATCTTCCAAGGGAATTGCGATTCTATCTGATAAAGTTATGCTAGGAGAAGTGAAAATTTCACCAGTTGACCAAGAAGGATTCATTCGAGAACTTGAAAGACGTATAAAATAA
- a CDS encoding IS30 family transposase: MNAKTRREFIVKMDGKDADSVNYALSSVLEEFGEYTSAVFKSITADNGSEFARLSEMFGDRINIYFTHPYSSWERGTNENHNGIIRRFIPKGHAIEDYSRTQIRMIERAMNNLPRKIFAYKTPNELFEEELQKLVS, from the coding sequence TTGAACGCAAAAACGCGTCGTGAATTCATCGTAAAGATGGACGGGAAAGATGCCGACTCAGTTAACTACGCACTCTCTTCAGTCCTCGAAGAATTCGGTGAATACACATCTGCGGTCTTTAAATCAATCACCGCAGATAATGGTTCTGAATTCGCTAGGTTGTCAGAAATGTTTGGTGATAGGATAAATATCTATTTCACTCATCCATACTCTTCGTGGGAACGTGGAACAAATGAAAACCACAACGGAATCATCCGTCGTTTCATCCCTAAAGGACATGCGATTGAGGATTATAGCCGGACGCAAATTCGTATGATTGAGAGGGCAATGAACAACCTACCAAGAAAAATCTTTGCCTACAAGACACCAAATGAACTGTTTGAAGAGGAACTTCAGAAACTCGTCTCTTAA
- a CDS encoding YbjQ family protein: MLLSTTDILAGKEIVETIGLVKGNSVQSRNIGRDMMAGLRNIVGGEMKEYAEMLVRSREIATQAMEEEARQLGANAIVAIRFSTSSVMDGTSEVLAYGTAVRVKE; this comes from the coding sequence ATGCTATTATCAACAACAGATATTTTGGCTGGAAAAGAAATTGTGGAAACTATAGGTTTGGTAAAAGGTAATTCGGTACAATCAAGAAATATTGGTCGCGATATGATGGCGGGACTTCGCAATATTGTCGGAGGAGAGATGAAGGAATATGCAGAAATGCTCGTTCGATCTCGAGAAATTGCTACGCAAGCTATGGAAGAAGAAGCAAGACAACTAGGAGCAAATGCAATTGTTGCGATAAGGTTTTCTACATCCTCTGTCATGGATGGCACATCAGAGGTATTAGCATACGGAACAGCGGTAAGAGTAAAGGAATAA
- a CDS encoding nucleoside 2-deoxyribosyltransferase: MKAYLANGLFSLGDRLVNEQLAAAIREAVPGIELYVPQENDAINDKTAYADSLAIAQADLEMLQNSDVLVAVLDGVEIDSGVAAEIGAFAMLNRPIVGVFTDVRQQGRDNMMKIEALVRDGIENQFVYRNLFVIGLIKRTGMITTSIAEAVQAVQKYKK; this comes from the coding sequence ATGAAGGCATACTTAGCAAATGGATTATTTTCTTTAGGAGATCGTTTAGTCAACGAGCAACTCGCTGCGGCAATTCGAGAGGCAGTACCAGGTATTGAATTATATGTGCCACAGGAGAATGATGCGATAAATGATAAAACGGCATATGCAGATAGTTTAGCAATTGCGCAAGCGGATTTAGAGATGCTACAAAATAGTGATGTATTAGTAGCCGTTTTAGATGGTGTTGAGATTGACTCGGGTGTGGCAGCAGAGATTGGTGCATTTGCGATGCTGAATCGACCAATCGTAGGCGTATTTACAGATGTTCGTCAACAAGGCCGGGACAATATGATGAAAATAGAGGCACTTGTACGGGACGGAATTGAAAATCAGTTTGTTTATCGCAATTTATTTGTTATTGGCTTGATTAAGCGCACTGGCATGATTACAACTTCTATTGCTGAAGCTGTCCAAGCCGTTCAAAAATATAAAAAATAG
- a CDS encoding GNAT family N-acetyltransferase, whose product MHIVTVEGVPYDWLNQLQEIHAHVFDGANLLLEKLESKEGLICLLAVEKEDIIGFKLGFRHPDGVFYSWLGGVHEKKRGQEIASQLMRKQHEHLQTLGFKKVRTYGRNERKAMLITNLKHGFDIVSTFVDTKDRHKIVFEKLLD is encoded by the coding sequence ATGCATATTGTTACAGTTGAAGGCGTACCATATGATTGGTTGAATCAATTACAGGAAATTCATGCACATGTATTTGATGGAGCAAATTTACTACTAGAAAAACTTGAAAGTAAAGAAGGGTTGATTTGTTTATTAGCAGTTGAGAAGGAAGATATAATAGGCTTTAAACTAGGCTTCAGACATCCTGATGGTGTTTTTTATAGCTGGCTAGGTGGTGTGCATGAAAAGAAACGTGGTCAAGAAATTGCCAGTCAGTTAATGAGGAAGCAGCATGAGCATCTTCAGACACTAGGCTTTAAAAAAGTTCGTACATATGGTAGAAATGAGCGAAAAGCAATGCTCATAACAAATCTTAAACACGGATTTGATATTGTATCAACATTTGTCGATACAAAAGATCGACATAAAATCGTATTTGAAAAATTATTGGATTAG